The DNA window GCAGTACGTGCTGGCCGTGGACCGCGGCAATCCGCACCTGGCCGCGCGGCTGGATGGCCTGCACCCGGGCGTGCTGCGACTGGTGGCGAAGACGGTGGAGGGCGCGCGTCTGCGCGGCCGGCCGGTGGCGGTGTGCGGCGGCGTGGCGTCGGAGCCTCGGGCGGCGCCGCTGCTCATCGGCCTGGGCGTCACGGAGCTGTCCGCCACGCCCGCGGTGGTCCCTGACTTGAAGGCGTTCATTCGCACGTTGTCGTTGCCCCGCTGCGAGCAGGTGGCGCGCGAGGCCCTGAAGCTGGAGAGCGCGGAGGCGGTCCGCGCTCTGGTGTCGAGCACCTGGCCTGGGCTCTAGGCCCGGCCCCAACAACGGAGGTACGTCGTGGTGAGCAACTCGTTTGCTGGAGTGCAGCAGCTCGGGCGCGCGTTGATGCTGCCCATTGCCGTGCTACCCATCGCGGGCCTCTTGCTGCGATTGGGACAGCCGGACTTGTTGAACGTGGCGTTTGTCGCCGCGGCGGGAGACGCCATCTTCTCCCACCTCGGCTTGTTGTTCGCCGTGGGCGTGGCGGTGGGCTTCGCCAAGGAGAACCACGGCGCCGCGGCCCTCGCGGGCGCGGTGGGCTACTTCATCGTCATCGAAGGCACCAAGGTGATGGTCTCCGCTCCCGCCGACCTGGTGGCGGGGCTGGATGGCGCCGCCCGCGATTTGGCCCTGGTGAACTTCAAGGCCAAGCTGGCGTCGAAAATCAGCACCCCCGTGGGCATCCTCTCCGGTGTCACCGCGGGCCTGCTCTACAACCGCTTCAAGGACATGAAGCTGCCGGACTACCTGGCGTTCTTCGGCGGACGCCGGTTCGTCCCCATCATCACCGGCTTCGTGTGTCTGGGATTCGCCCTGGCGTTTGGTATTGGCTGGCCCGTCGTGGAGGCCGCGCTGGACGGCGCCTCCCGCGCGGTGGTGTCCGCCGGAAGCCTGGGCTTGTTCCTGTATGGCTTCTTCAACCGGCTGCTCATCGTCACGGGCCTGCACCACATCATCAACAATCTGGCCTGGTTCGTGATTGGCGACTTCAACGGCGCCACCGGAGACTTGAAGCGCTTCTTCGCCGGAGACCCGTCCGCGGGCGCGATGATGGCGGGCTTCTTCCCGGTGATGATGTTCGGTCTGCCGGCCGCGTGTCTGGCCATGTACCACGCGGCGCCCAAGAAGAACCGCGCCAAGGTGGGCGGCGTGCTCCTCTCCATGGCGCTCACCGCCGCGCTGACGGGTGTCACCGAGCCGGTAGAGTTCGCGTTCATGTTCCTGGCCCCGCCGCTCTACCTGCTCCACGCGGTCCTCACGGGCCTGTCGCACGTCATCATGAACCTGCTCAACGTGAAGCTGGGCTTCGGCTTCTCCGCGGGTCTGTTCGACTACGTGCTGAACTACAAGCTGGCCACGCAGCCGCTGCTGCTCCTGCCGGTGGGCTTCGCCTACGCGGGCGTCTACTACGGCGTGTTCCGCTTCGTCATCGCCCGCTTCAACCTCAAGACGCTGGGCCGCGAGGACGAGACGGAGACGGCGGTCGAGTCGGGCGTGGTGGCTCCGGGGCTCCCCGTGCCGGCGCTGGCCCGGGGCGAGGCGTACCTGCGAGCGCTCGGGGGCTTCGGCAACCTGAAGGAAGTGGATGCCTGCACCACGCGGCTGCGCCTCCAGGTGGTGGACAGCGACCGGGTGGATGAGTCCGCGCTCAAGCAGCTCGGCGCCCGAGGCGTGCTGCGCCCGGCGAAGGGCAGCGTGCAGGTCATCATCGGACCGGAGGCGGACCAGCTCGCCGGTGAAGTCAAACGGGCCCTCCAGAACGCCGCGGCCCCCGTGGGCTCCGAGCACCGCGTGCTGGCGCGCGCCATGCTGGAAGCGCTGGGCGGACCGAGCAACGTGCGCGTCGTGGACAGCTGCACCACCCGCGTGCGGCTGAGCGTCGCGGATTCCCACCTGGTGAATGACGCGAAGCTCCAGGGCCTGGGAACGCGGGGCGTGGTGAAGCCCGTCAATGGCAGTGTGCAGGTCATCCTGGGGCCCACCGCGGAGCGTGTCGCGGATGAGCTCCGCTCGATGCTCTAGCCGTCGATTTCCATAACCCATTTCAAACCCTTCGAGCCTCTTTCCCGGAAAGAGGCTCTGGCCGTGCCTTGTCCGGAGGTTCAACCATGATGGCTCGTGGCTGTTCAGTCTCGTCGTCTGTTGTGGGTTCCTCGCGCCTGTGGCTGCTGGCGCTCGCCGTGATGCTCTCGCTCCCCGCGCGGGCTCAATCCCTGTCGGAGCGGCTGGACTTCTCGATGTATGGCCGCGTCGGGGTGGGTTGGGCGCCCACGAGCGGTGAGTTCATCCAGGGAAAGACTTTCAACCTCACGGGGCGCTCCGTGGGTGGCCGCCTGGAGGAGGGCGACTACCTGGAGCTCACCATGAAGTTCCACCTGCTCAAGCCCGCCGCGGACGCGGGCCCGGACGCGCCCTATGCGTACGCGGTGCTGACGCCGGCGATGTGGGCCGACAACGGCCTCTTCATCGGTCTGACGAGCAACCGCTTCAGCTCGACGCTGGCCACGGAGCTGGGTGAGGCGTACGTCGCGGCGGGCAACATCGTCGTCCCCGGACTGCGCTTCTGGGGCGGCGTGCGCTTCTACCGTGGCACCAACGTGTACCTGGCGGACTACTGGTACTTCAACAACCTGTCCTCGCAGGGCGTGGGCGTGGGGTACGGCCCGCTGGAGCTGGCGGTGCTGCTCCAGACATCCGCCAGCCTGTCCGAGTACGTGGTGGACGTGGACGGTGACGGCAAGCCGGACCGCCGCCGCCAGCGCACCGTGGTGGTGGGCCAGTACGTGAAGAACTTCGAGGCCAAGCACTCGCTGCACCTCCTGGCGGAGTTCCACCGGCTGCCCGAGACGACGCTCTCGAGCTCCAACAACACCGCCGTCCAGCCCGCGGACCAGGGCGCCGTCCTGGGCGCGAAGTTCCACATGGACATGGGCAACGGCAGCTTCAACGACACCTCCGTGCGCTTCGGCAGCCGCATCGCCAACGGCAGCCTGGGCGGCGTGCCCACCTGGAACACGTACGGCCTGGCCGCGCCCAACGGCCGCTTCTCCGGCGCGTACGGCGTGGAGGTGGTGAACCACATGCTCTACAACATCAACCCGCTGGTGAGCGTGAACGCCTACGGCACCCTGCACGCGGGCCGGGGCGCCAGCGGCGCGGAGGCCGACCGGTACGTCGAGTACGCGGTGGGCGCGCAGAGCACGCTGTATCTCCACGACCAGTTCCACCTGGTCAACGAGGCCAGCTTCCAGGGCTTCCGCCAGGGTCAGCAGAAGTACGCGACGGTGACGAAGCTGTCGCTGGTGCCCACGCTGGTCCCCACCGGCAAGCGCGACGTCTGGGCGCGTCCCCACCTGCGCCTGTTCTACACGCTGGCCATCCACAACCAGGCCGCGGTCGACCGCCTCATCTCGCCCTACCTCCAGTCCGTGGGCGACTCGCGCGTGGGCCACTACCTGGGCGCTCGCGTCGAGTGGTGGCTCTAGGAGCCGCCGCGCCGTCCCTCACACCCCAACCCCCTTCGGCAGTGCCGCATTCAACGCCGTGAAAGGAGTCTCCGATGAAACGCCTTTTGACGAGTCTCGTGGTGATGTCGTTGTTCCTGACCGGCTGTCGCAACCCGACGGAGCTCGCCGTCGAGTGGGTGCCGGTGGACAACTCGGTGGGAAGCTGGAAGTTCTTCCGCTCGGAGTTCACGCTCCAGAACAAGGGCTCACGGGAGCTGGGCTCGAGCGGATGGAAGCTCTACTTCAGCTTCGTACGCCGCATCCTCGACGAAGGGGAGGGGGACGAGACCGGCATCCAGGCGCTCGCGGCACAGGGCATCCGCATCTCCAAGGCCAGTGATGCGAAGAGCGGCGACTACTGGGTGCTGGAGCCGCTCCCCCACTTCGTCCCCATCAAGCCGGGGCAGAAGCGCACGGTGTCGGTGCTGGCCTCCGACTGGGCCATCCTCAAGGCCGACGCGCCCGCCGCGTTCCACGTCGTCTTCGAGGGCGGCCCCTTCCAGGACGACCTCTCCGTCGCGGTGCCCGCCACCGTGAAGCTGAACGCGGCGGACCCGAAGCAGACCACGCGCTTCGAGGGCGACGTGATGCCCGTGCAGACGCCGGGCCTGCGCTATGCGGAGAACCCGTCCTTCCAGGCGTTGGACCTGAAGGCGCGGCTGCTGCCCTCGCCCCGCAACGTCGTGGTGGGAGAGGGCCGGGTGGCGCTCCGAGGCTCCGTGGCCATCGGCCACGCGCCGGGGCTGACGGGTGAAGCGGCCTATCTCGCCGCGGCGCTCGGAGACGTGCTCGCCGCGCCCGTCACCACGCGCGAGGCGGGGCAGGACGACGGCCGGGACACCATCCACCTGAGCATCAACGCCTCGCTCGACGTGGACGGTGACGGCGCGAAGGACGCGGAAGGGTACACGCTGAAGGTGGATGACAGCGGCGTATCGGTGGTGGGCTCCGACGCGGCGGGTGTTTTCTACGGCATCCAGACGCTGCGGCAGTTGGTGCCGGCGGAGGCGTACCAGGCCTCCGCGAATCCCGCGAACCGGCTGACGGAGGTGTCCCTGCCGGAGGCGCACATCACCGACGTGCCGGGCTTCTCCTACCGGGGCATGAGCCTGGATGTCTCGCGTCACTTCCAGACGAAGGAGACGGTGAAGAAGCTGCTGGACGTGCTGTCCCACTACAAGGTGAACGCGCTGCACCTGCGGCTCGCGGATGACGAGGGGTGGCGCATCGAGATTCCGGGCATCCCGGAGCTGACCACCTACGGCGCGAAGCGCGGCTATGACCTGAAGGAGACGTCCATGCTCCAGATGGGCATGGGCAGCGGCAACGACCTGGACACCGGCGACCGCGTGGCCTTCAAGGCGCGCACGGCCACCGAGGCCAACGGCGGCGTGGCGCCGCGCTTTCAAGGCTTCGAGCAGGCGACGCTCAACTTCGTGGGCGACGGCAGCGGCTACTACACGGTGAAGGACTACGAGGAGATTCTCGCGTACGCGGCCGAGCGTCACATCGACGTGATTCCCGAAATCGACATGCCGGGACATGCCCGCGCCGCGGTGAAGTCGATGGAGCATCGCTACCGCACGCTCAAGGACACGGACCCGGTGCGCGCGGCGGAGTACCGGCTGGTGGACCCGGCGGACACGTCGAAACACACCAGCGTGCAGATGTACACGGACAACTTCGTCAACCCGTGCCTCGAGACGACGTATGCGTTCCTGACCAAGGTGGCGCAGGAGCTGAAGGCCCGTCACGACGCGGTGCCGGGCGCGAAGCTGGTGGCCATCCACGCCGGTGGCGACGAGCTGCCGTCGCTGTCGGGCAACGTGTGGTGGCAGGGCTCGCCCCTGTGCAAGGCGAACCCGGAGACGCGGGAGCTGAGCGACACGCAGCTCTTCAACCGCTTCTTCCAGCGCTGGGGCGGCATCATCACCGCGACGGGCGCGGCGGCCACGGGCTGGGATGACATCATCCACCACGGCCTCACCCTGCCGGGCTTCATCCCCATGCCGTGGAGCAATGTGTGGGGTTGGGGCCGCGAGGATGACGCGTACAAGTACGCGAACCAGGGGTATCGCGTGATTCTGTCGCACGCGACGAACCTCTACATGGACCTGGCGTACAACAAGGACCCGGACGAGCCCGGCTACTACTGGGCCAACTTCGTCGACGAGAAGAAGACCTTCGAGTACCGGCCGTTCGACGTGTACGTCAACGGCACGCATGACCGGATGGGCAACGCCATCGACCCGAGCGCCTGGGCCAACAAGGAGAAGCTCACGGCGGAGGGCCGCAAGAACATCATCGGCATGCACGGGCTCCTCTTCGCGGAGAACCTCAAGTCGCCGCAGGTGATGGAGTACCTGGCGTTCCCGAAGATTCTCGGCGTGGCGGAGCGCGCCTGGAACCCGGAGCTGCCCGCGCCCGACCAGATGCCCGCGCTGTGGGCCCGCTTTGCCAACAGCCTGGGCCAGGCCGTGCTGCCCCGGCTGAGCGCCTACCGTCCGGTGGACCTGCGCGGCGAGCTGACCGAGAGCGTGGGCGTGAACTACCGCATCCCGCTGCCGGGTGCGCAGCGCTCGGGCGGGAAGGTGCACGCCAACGTGCGCTACCCGGGGCTCGCCATCGAGTACTCCGTGAATGGCGGACGCTCCTGGTCGACGTACTCGAAGGCCTTCAGCGCGTCGGGTCGCGTGCTCTTGCGCGCCCGCGCGAGCGATGGCCGTACCAGTCGTGAGGTCGAGCTGAACTGAAGTGTGGGTGACCTGGCCCACCGGAGGTTCCCGGTGGGCCAGGCCGCCCCTGAAGTCGGAGGTGCCATGGCGACTGCCAAGCTCGGTGTCGAAGCGCCGCGGGTTCGAGATGCGACGGGAGGAAATCCGGCTGCGGTGGGAGCGTTGCTGGCGGAGTTGATGCCACGGGTGAGGACGCGGGTGCGCTGTCTGGTGCACCGGGATTCGGAAGTGGATGACGTGACGCAGGAGGCGCTGGTCGCCATCTTCCGAGGGCTGCGCAGCTACCGGGGAGAAGGGGCCTTCGTATCCTGGGCGGACCAGGTGGTGCGGCGGGTGAGCTTCGCGGCGTCGCGTCGCGCGCGCATCGAACGGCGAAGGCGGGACGAAGTCTGTGCCCAGGTGTTGGAGCCCTGTGAGGGCGCGGAGCAGGAGGACTGTCTGCTGCGGCGGAAGGTGGAGCTGCTATTGAAGCGGCTCCCCGACGAGCAGCGCAGGGCGCTGGTGCTGCACCACCTGCAAGGGATGAGCGTCCCGGAGCTGGCGGATGCGCTGGCGGTGCCCTTCGAGACGGTGCGCAGCCGGCTGCGATTGGGGCGCGCGCACCTGCGCTCGCTGGCCTGTATCGACCAATAGCGGATGCGCGGCTCGCCTTGGAGTGCGAGTGACCCGAAGCGCTGAAGTTCGCTCTCTCTGACATGGGGCGGTTGGCCCCGAATTCCGGCGCGCTGTTCTGGCGAGCCGTTGAGCTCAATCAAGGAGAGCGAGATGCAACTGCGACACTGGAGGGGCATGCCCCTGGCCGGGTTGCTCTGGGTCAGCGCGTTCATCGGATGCGGGTCCACGGAGCCATCGCCGCGCCCGCCCGAGCCACCCGTCGACAGCCGCGAAGGCGCGCTGGTGGTGGACTGCACGGGATATCCCGCGTGGAACGCGAGCACCATCTACAAGGCGGGCGACCGCGTTGTGTATCAAAACAGTCTCTATGAAGCCCTGGTCGCCATCTGGACCGCGGACCCCGTCCACGGCACCGCCAGCGGTTGGTACAAGCTGGTCGGCGCGTGTGGAATCGTGGTTCCGGACACCCAGGCACCCACGGTTCCCGCGGCGCTGCGCTCCACGGCGGTCGGCTCCACCACGGTGTCGCTGGCGTGGGATGCCTCCACGGACAACGTGGCGGTGACAGGCTACGACGTCTTCATCGGCACGGGGACCACCGCCGTCGCGACGTCCCCGTCGACGTCGGTGCTGGTGACCGGGCTGACGGCGAGCACGGCCTACTCGTTCACCGTGAAGGCCAAGGACGCCGCGGGGAACATCTCCGGGGCGAGTACGGCCGTCTCCGTGACGACGACGCCCGGCGGAGGAGACCCGCCGGTGGGTTGCCGTCCGGATGGCCTGTATGTGACGCCGGGCCTGAATGTCCCGCACTGCCAGGTCTACGACTCGGCGGGCCGCGAGAAGATGGGCGCGGACCACCCGCGTCGCATCATCGGCTACTTCACGAGCTGGAGGACGGGGAAGAACGGCCAGCCCGCGTACCTGGCGACGCAGATTCCGTGGAACAACATCACGCACATCAACTACGCCTTCGCGCATGTGGACCAGCAGAACCGCGTGTCGGTGGGGGCGAACTCGGCGAACAACCCGGCCACGGGCATGGAGTGGCCCGGCGTGGCGGGCGCGGAGATGGACCCGGCCTTCTCGTACAAGGGTCACTTCAACCTGCTCAACAAGTTCAAGAAGCAGTACCCGAACGTGAAGACGCTCATCTCCATCGGCGGCTGGGCGGAGTCTGGCGGCATCCTGAACGAGGATGGAAACCGGGTGGCGAGCGGCGGCTTCTACTCGATGACGACGACGTCCAACAACGCGGTGAACACGGCGGCCATCAACACGTTCGCGGACTCGGTGGTGACGTTCCTCCGGACGTATGGGTTTGACGGCGCGGACATCGATTACGAGTACGCGACGTCGATGCCGAACGCGGGCAACCCGGATGACTTCACCTTCGCCACGCCTCGCCGAGGGGCGCTGATGAAGGGGTACGTGGTGCTGATGAAGACGCTGCGCGAGAAGCTGGACGCGGCGAGCGCGGCGGACGGCAAGTACTACATGCTGACCGCGGCGGTGACGGCCTCGGGTTGGATTCTGCGTGGCACGGAGACGTACCAGGTGACGCAGTACCTCGATTACGCGAACCTGATGACCTACGACCTGCACGGTGCCTGGAACGAGTTCGTGGGCCCGAACGCCGCGCTGTTCGACGACGGCAAGGACGCGGAGCTCCTGCACTGGAACGTGTATGGGACGTACGGGGGCATCGGCTACCTGAACACGGACTGGGCCTACCACTACTTCCGCGGTGCGATGCAGGCGGGCCGCATCAACATCGGCGTGCCGTACTACACGCGCGGCTGGCAGGGCGTCACGGGAGGGACCAACGGCCTGTGGGGCAAGGCGCCGCTGGCGGACCAGACGAAATGTCCTCCAGGCACGGGGCCCAACGTGGGCTCCACGGTGCCGTGCGGCAATGGCGCGCTGGGCATCGACAACCTCTGGCACGACAAGAACTCGCTGGGAGCGGAGGTGGCCTCGGGCAGCAACCCGATGTGGCACGCGAAGAACCTCCAGGACGGGCGCCTGGGCTCCTACGTGACGGCGTACGGGCTGGACCCGGTGAACGACCCGACGGACCGGATTTCGGGGACGTATGCGC is part of the Myxococcus landrumus genome and encodes:
- the nagE gene encoding N-acetylglucosamine-specific PTS transporter subunit IIBC translates to MSNSFAGVQQLGRALMLPIAVLPIAGLLLRLGQPDLLNVAFVAAAGDAIFSHLGLLFAVGVAVGFAKENHGAAALAGAVGYFIVIEGTKVMVSAPADLVAGLDGAARDLALVNFKAKLASKISTPVGILSGVTAGLLYNRFKDMKLPDYLAFFGGRRFVPIITGFVCLGFALAFGIGWPVVEAALDGASRAVVSAGSLGLFLYGFFNRLLIVTGLHHIINNLAWFVIGDFNGATGDLKRFFAGDPSAGAMMAGFFPVMMFGLPAACLAMYHAAPKKNRAKVGGVLLSMALTAALTGVTEPVEFAFMFLAPPLYLLHAVLTGLSHVIMNLLNVKLGFGFSAGLFDYVLNYKLATQPLLLLPVGFAYAGVYYGVFRFVIARFNLKTLGREDETETAVESGVVAPGLPVPALARGEAYLRALGGFGNLKEVDACTTRLRLQVVDSDRVDESALKQLGARGVLRPAKGSVQVIIGPEADQLAGEVKRALQNAAAPVGSEHRVLARAMLEALGGPSNVRVVDSCTTRVRLSVADSHLVNDAKLQGLGTRGVVKPVNGSVQVILGPTAERVADELRSML
- a CDS encoding carbohydrate porin: MGSSRLWLLALAVMLSLPARAQSLSERLDFSMYGRVGVGWAPTSGEFIQGKTFNLTGRSVGGRLEEGDYLELTMKFHLLKPAADAGPDAPYAYAVLTPAMWADNGLFIGLTSNRFSSTLATELGEAYVAAGNIVVPGLRFWGGVRFYRGTNVYLADYWYFNNLSSQGVGVGYGPLELAVLLQTSASLSEYVVDVDGDGKPDRRRQRTVVVGQYVKNFEAKHSLHLLAEFHRLPETTLSSSNNTAVQPADQGAVLGAKFHMDMGNGSFNDTSVRFGSRIANGSLGGVPTWNTYGLAAPNGRFSGAYGVEVVNHMLYNINPLVSVNAYGTLHAGRGASGAEADRYVEYAVGAQSTLYLHDQFHLVNEASFQGFRQGQQKYATVTKLSLVPTLVPTGKRDVWARPHLRLFYTLAIHNQAAVDRLISPYLQSVGDSRVGHYLGARVEWWL
- a CDS encoding family 20 glycosylhydrolase, giving the protein MKRLLTSLVVMSLFLTGCRNPTELAVEWVPVDNSVGSWKFFRSEFTLQNKGSRELGSSGWKLYFSFVRRILDEGEGDETGIQALAAQGIRISKASDAKSGDYWVLEPLPHFVPIKPGQKRTVSVLASDWAILKADAPAAFHVVFEGGPFQDDLSVAVPATVKLNAADPKQTTRFEGDVMPVQTPGLRYAENPSFQALDLKARLLPSPRNVVVGEGRVALRGSVAIGHAPGLTGEAAYLAAALGDVLAAPVTTREAGQDDGRDTIHLSINASLDVDGDGAKDAEGYTLKVDDSGVSVVGSDAAGVFYGIQTLRQLVPAEAYQASANPANRLTEVSLPEAHITDVPGFSYRGMSLDVSRHFQTKETVKKLLDVLSHYKVNALHLRLADDEGWRIEIPGIPELTTYGAKRGYDLKETSMLQMGMGSGNDLDTGDRVAFKARTATEANGGVAPRFQGFEQATLNFVGDGSGYYTVKDYEEILAYAAERHIDVIPEIDMPGHARAAVKSMEHRYRTLKDTDPVRAAEYRLVDPADTSKHTSVQMYTDNFVNPCLETTYAFLTKVAQELKARHDAVPGAKLVAIHAGGDELPSLSGNVWWQGSPLCKANPETRELSDTQLFNRFFQRWGGIITATGAAATGWDDIIHHGLTLPGFIPMPWSNVWGWGREDDAYKYANQGYRVILSHATNLYMDLAYNKDPDEPGYYWANFVDEKKTFEYRPFDVYVNGTHDRMGNAIDPSAWANKEKLTAEGRKNIIGMHGLLFAENLKSPQVMEYLAFPKILGVAERAWNPELPAPDQMPALWARFANSLGQAVLPRLSAYRPVDLRGELTESVGVNYRIPLPGAQRSGGKVHANVRYPGLAIEYSVNGGRSWSTYSKAFSASGRVLLRARASDGRTSREVELN
- a CDS encoding RNA polymerase sigma factor; translated protein: MATAKLGVEAPRVRDATGGNPAAVGALLAELMPRVRTRVRCLVHRDSEVDDVTQEALVAIFRGLRSYRGEGAFVSWADQVVRRVSFAASRRARIERRRRDEVCAQVLEPCEGAEQEDCLLRRKVELLLKRLPDEQRRALVLHHLQGMSVPELADALAVPFETVRSRLRLGRAHLRSLACIDQ
- a CDS encoding chitinase C-terminal domain-containing protein, producing the protein MQLRHWRGMPLAGLLWVSAFIGCGSTEPSPRPPEPPVDSREGALVVDCTGYPAWNASTIYKAGDRVVYQNSLYEALVAIWTADPVHGTASGWYKLVGACGIVVPDTQAPTVPAALRSTAVGSTTVSLAWDASTDNVAVTGYDVFIGTGTTAVATSPSTSVLVTGLTASTAYSFTVKAKDAAGNISGASTAVSVTTTPGGGDPPVGCRPDGLYVTPGLNVPHCQVYDSAGREKMGADHPRRIIGYFTSWRTGKNGQPAYLATQIPWNNITHINYAFAHVDQQNRVSVGANSANNPATGMEWPGVAGAEMDPAFSYKGHFNLLNKFKKQYPNVKTLISIGGWAESGGILNEDGNRVASGGFYSMTTTSNNAVNTAAINTFADSVVTFLRTYGFDGADIDYEYATSMPNAGNPDDFTFATPRRGALMKGYVVLMKTLREKLDAASAADGKYYMLTAAVTASGWILRGTETYQVTQYLDYANLMTYDLHGAWNEFVGPNAALFDDGKDAELLHWNVYGTYGGIGYLNTDWAYHYFRGAMQAGRINIGVPYYTRGWQGVTGGTNGLWGKAPLADQTKCPPGTGPNVGSTVPCGNGALGIDNLWHDKNSLGAEVASGSNPMWHAKNLQDGRLGSYVTAYGLDPVNDPTDRISGTYARNYSASVASPWLWNATKKVFLSTEDEESLGAKAQYVADRGIGGIMIWELAGDYAFDQSRANGQGEYYIGYTLTRLLYEKFKTASPYKNLRANQAMPVAADTLDVAVELEGFAVGDSNYPISPTLKLTNNSGQAIPGGALLQFDYGTSAPATLAQQSGWTLSTVRSEHSGSNSGGFKGDFHRVQLTVPSWQSIPNGSSVTVKLTYQLPIASLSNYTLSFGGKTYGLKQNYGR